The genomic interval CTGAGCGGTCAATCATTGGGAATCACTCGGAATCACAGAGAAAAAGCTCCACCTGGGACGCCATGGCAGCGAATCGCGGGTCTTGAGGCTATTTCCCCCGGTAATAGGCGGCAGGCCCTCGGCGCCAGCACATCCACTTTGGAGTATGTGTATTCCGCACCCACACGTTGGGTATCCCGCACCCATACTAGGCTCGTTCAGGCAAGTGGTGGGCAGCACGTGATTGCACCGCCGCAGCAGCCACTTCTGGCCCGGAGCCACTATTATTCCGGAAATTTCTGGAGAATGGAAGGCGCGTCCCGCCTTGGTCTCCTACACCTTCCTCTGCTGCACCTTCCTCTGCTATACCCTCTTTCCGATACTGGCTGTACGCGTTTTTCAAAACGACGACTTTGAAAGTCATGATTTGCTCAGAGGAAATACGTCTCTAGAGCCCATATTTTGGTATTGGAAAAAGTACCTTTCCTGTGTtgaaaatagttaaaaaatgaGGTGTTTGGCGAGGGAAATACGCGTCCAAATAGAAGCAAAAACAATAGGAAGGCGCGCCGAGAGCGCAGCACGTGACTGCCGTTCGGCAATGTAATCACATGCTGCCCACCACTTGCCTGAACGAGCCTAGTATGGGTGCGGGATACCCAATGTGTGGGTGCGGAACACACATACTCCCACTTTGGACATACACAGTAAGAGGGCGGTGCGGGAGAGTAGCAGGAAGGGGGAAAGAGGAGAGCCACCGTCGACGGAGTCCACACGACCTCCGCCGGTCCCGTACGGAGGGAGTATCGTCGCAATCACCTCGACTTTGATCATCTTGCTCTCGCGCCCAGCTCACTGGGTTTCCCTTGGGTCGATTAGGTTCAATACTCGATGGGCTCGAATACGACGGCTGATCGGGCGAACACTGCGATTGCGACTGCAACATTGCAATGAGCCAGGCTGGGCAAGCAGGGCACCGTTGGGCGCCAATTGTGACAATGCGGCGTCATCTCATCTCAACGGTCGTTGTGGTGGAGCAGGGTGGTGCTTCTGTCTCGACTCTTTTCCCTCTTTgtcgtttttttttctttcacaccttttttaaactttccccCTCTTGGAAACGGTTTCTCGGAGTCGTTGCCCAGCAACCACGGGAAGTCCCTTGCACCGTCGGGTGTACGGTGTGCCCCATCCCGGCGCTCGGGTGACGTACCAAATGTCACAAAGTGGGCGTGGCCACAACGTGCCACCGTGCCACACTAAACGTCTTTCTGCCGGCCGGCAACCGCTGACTTTACGGATACAGATACTTCGACACAACATCCAGGCAGCCAAAGGTTGAGTCGAGAGACGCAAAAAACAGCCAAACTGACGATGGCTTCACTTTGCGCATGCATACACCAAAATTATATTCCCTAGTCTCCAGTCTTCGCCCAATGACCACGTGCTTCACATCTCTTTTCCCGCGACGAGGCGAAAAAGGGAGAAATCAGGGCGATGTGACGGCAACTGCATGCAACCAACCCGCCACTCGATAACGGCAGGGGGTCCCCGTCCGTAAGCAACCGCCGTCTGCATGTGCATGAGGAACGGTCCGGCGCGAGAGAAACACAGCACCGTCGCGTCCCCTACTGCATCTCCCGACTCCCGAGATCTCCCGGAGCTGATTGTCTTGGGATAACATGGCTGCTGCAGTAAGGCTGGCGATATAGGTCAGCATCCGAGGCAGCCTCTGGTACATCATATTGTCTTGGCATAATCGGGATTCTACGTGCAAGCGTGAGGGTATCAACTATGGCCAAGAGCCCCCCTCTTACAACCTGTTGGCCGAGCTCTTTGACATCAATCTGTTTATGCTCACCAATGCAACATGGACGGCCTCCTTCTAGCGCCAGAATTTGATAGAAGATCCATTGAGCCTGGAGGAAAAGGCGTTACATAATTGGCCTACGGCCTCATAACGAGTGCGTTGGGCTCAATCTTGTCTACCTTGTCAGGGCAACTTTGCACGAGTAAAGACTTCGCCTCAAAAAGGCTCCATCAGGCGCAAGATTCCAGTCTCTTGGCTTTGTAAACAATGATACAACCCGGGCCACACAGCCTCGTCGGTACCCTCACACCGGTGGTGAGTACGTATTTGGAACACCGCTGTAGGAATTCAACGGTAAGACCCAGTGAGTTGGCCATTCTACTGCTGTACATGGGCGTATGGCAACACCAATGCCAGCACGATCTACGCTTTGCTCCGTCAGAAAACCATGTTCTGATCTGCATGTGTGGACAATGTAGTCATGAATGAGTAAAACATCAATCTGGATAGAACTTAAAACTCCCAAGCTACAACTGCCATGAGGTAAGACACACTGGTATTCCCAATCTCAACTCGGAAAAAACAAACAAAAGAGACCAAAACTCGGAGAAATGATCAGAGAAAAAAATGAGTTGAAATCGCTATTGTTGCAAAGTATGTAAAATGTCGAGAGAAAAAAGAAGCCCCCTTCGTACTCGCGTACGTAAAACGTCGTTGTACTGTCCAGGCAAGAAAAACCACCCCTCACACCGAACGAAGGGTATGGCGAGATGAATCTCATCGACGAGCCCGCGCGACCAACAAGACGGACCCAAACTCCAGGCACCACGCAAAAGAATCCAATACCCGCCCGCCGACCCAAAGAAACCACACCACGACACCGAGGACAGCAACCACGGACCGAGCAGCGAGACCGCCCGCGACACCCAACGGCGGTGCTGCTGTAGGCCGAGGCACCGTACCCGTCACTATCACCGCCCCTACTTCCTCAACACCCTCCTCTGACAGTGACCCGCGTCAAAACTTCTTGATCCGCTTCTTGGCGACATCAATCTTGCCCCCGACCCGATCGGCGTCCTCGTTCAGCCGGTCCAGCATCTTGGTCTGCTCCGTCACCTCCTCGTTGATCTGCAGCCCAATCTCCTTTTGCCGCCGCACAATCGCCGCCAGGGTATTCACCTGCTCATCCTGCTCGCTCATCATCTGCCGCTGCAGCTGCACGACCCCGTTGTTGTCCAGCTCCCGCGTCCGCTCCGTCTCCGGCAGCGGGGCCCCCAGGACCCGTCCGCCCGTCCTCgctccaccgccgccgccgcttctGCCGAGTAATGCAGCCTTGTCGCCCGCCGAGGCCCACCCTTCCCGTCCGCCGGGTCCGCCGCCACCGTTTCTGCTGCTTCCCTGCGCCATGCTGTTGCTGAGTTTGTCGAGCCCTTCCCTTTCGACGCGAGCGGAGGAGAGCAGGTCTCTCCTGCGCCGCAATTCGCCGTCCCCGAGCCGTCCGCCCTCCTGCATGGCCCTCAACCCGTCCGCGAGGGTGCTCACCAGCGTATTAGCCTTGACCAGCGCCTTCTTGGCAGCGGCCCCGGCCTCGGCGGCAGCAGAGGTGTTGTTACTATCCACGGCGCCGTCCCTTCTCGCGAGCTGATTCCGCGCGTCGTGGAGGCAGCTCTTCATCTCGCGGTGCAGATCGAGCCAGGTCGTCGGGTCGGCGGCGCCCGCGCGACCGCTGGTGATGAGGCCGTGGGCGCTGGCGGCCGAGTTGCCCGTGCTGCCGACGCCCGTGCTAGGGAGGTTGAGAAAGGTGCGCCAGGCCGATGTGTCGCGCCAGCGGCGGTCGGGGGACTCTGCGATGGCGCGAAGGTAGGATTCGAGACCCTTTCGGCGTTGTTCTGTGAGGTCTGGGGAGGAGACTGTGGATTTGAACCAGGACTTGCCCGGGAGGGGGTTGGGGGGCGCGGCGCCGACGAGGGAGGTAAGGGTCTGGTGGAGGGTTGCAAAGTCGGAGTAGCGCTTTTGAACGACGAAGGATTTGAGGGGCAGGCGGAGGGTGATGTTGTAGAGGGTGTAGGGTTTCGATTCACCAGTCGAGAGGATGGTTGAGGGGATGGAGATCTCGGCGGGAGGCGCCATTGTGTGTGAAGGGTGTGTGTTGTTGTGGTTTGTTCGAGGCGGGAAGTTGCGTAGAAAAGAGAGTTTTGTTTTTGAAGATTGGCGATAAGCGGGGGATAGGATTGTTTGTCGGGTTTGGACGAGGCGGGAGGAAGGCTCGGACGAGCCTGCTGGTCTGTATCGTAGCTCTAGTCGTCGATGGCGGGTTGTAGAGATGGAGAGAATCGATGCTCTGTTGTTCTTGTCGCTCCTCTGGAGGTCGTCGGTCGTTGGTTAGATAGCGTTGAGGAAATGGGTTGGCTCGCAAAACAACAAAGGACAGCCGTCGTACTGGTCAAGTATCTTTCCGTGTTTGGTGGTCGGAATGATGGCCTTGGTCAGTTGTTTGCGTCAGGTtcaaaaaaaaaggtttcGGGGCAATGTCTGAGGTTCTTGTCTCTCCTTTCGTTCAGTCGTCTGGAGGGAAGGAGACGGGagtgagaaagagagagcggTCACCTCAGGTTTCCAGTCAATGTACTGGAACCATGGAAGGTACCTTGCTGTCCCGGTACGCTTGTGCAGTACCTCAGCATGAGCCTGGATTGCTACTTCGAGGTCCCCTGTCAACTCCAGCTTCCCTAACACGGCAGCCTGCTTGGGCCTAGGTAGCACTTTTGGCACTGGAAGAGTCGGGTAAGTCGATGGTCGTGTGCCGCTAATTGCTCCAAAGTTGACGCCTGTGGCGCATTGCGTGGAACCACTAAAATTGGGCCCGCAGCAGGAATGACCGCATTTCTGGGACATGCTCAGCTGGGCACCTCGCTTTCTCAGGCACCTGGTCAATCAGGCCAGGAACTGGGCGCTGATGACAGTGAAACCCAAGTCTGATTTAATCAACATCTGGTCGATCAACATAAATGATCATCGATACTATTGTAGTGACTCGTACGGTAGTGTCATATATTGATGGAAACGTCTGTTGGTAATCGATCAATGGACTTTTGTAGGAATCCAAGTTTGgaagtaaatacttaagagTCAATATGCAAAGCGTGCCGGCATAAACTACTCGAGCATGACATGACGCTTCTGCCAAGTCATCTGCAGTGAACAGTCTCACAAAGCTCTCAGACTACATACTCGACTTCCGCTCTGTGATGGGTGTGAAGTCGAGGCTTACCCTTCTATGATAAGAACCAGATCCTGCAGCACCAAACGTAAGATCGGAAGCGCGCAAAAAGGAACCGGATAGCCATAGTGGAATGTGGTCTTGGACGCTTGGCTCAAGCCCTCATACTCTCTTCGTGTCACCCATGAAAACCGACTCGAGGTTCTCAGACAAAACGTTCTGATTCTATCATGACTGCTCATGTGGGACGGGACTGCCGCAAGCTCTGACCGACTCCTGTCTCGACAGTCCTAGGGCCGCTCAGCCTCATCGCCAGTATACTGATTATTATGTGCCGTAGGGTATTTGTACTAGCGCCAAACCCATGTGCTTTTACCTCCCAAATCCCCTGAACACAACCTCCCATCCAACAATACAGCCTCTCTTCCATCTGTGTCATCGTCGCCCTACCTCGAAGCCTCCCGATTTAGAAGGTCTCCTGGTCGTCGACAGCCTCGCCCTCAGCCGGGATCTCGAATCCCTCCTCCGTCGAGTACAGGATAGTCTGGATCTGCTTGACGAGGCCGTCCTCCTGCTTCTCAAGCTCAGGGTCCTCCTCCACGGCCTGCTGCACCAGGAGCTCGATATCGCGGAGCTTGCTGAAGTAGAAGTCACGCTCGCGCTCAAGGCCGACGACCGTCTCCTTGAGAGTGGCGTTCTCTTGCTGCAGGGCAGCTGTGCCGGGGCCTGCCGCCTTGGGAACGCGTGCACCGCCGAGGGGTGTGGTACCGCCCCGTCTGGCGGCAGACGCACCGGTACCGGACGCGGCACGAGGAGCAGGACCACCGCCAGAGGGCACGGGGGCGCCCTTTCGCCGGGAGACGGCGTCGTACTCCTGATCGGGGAAGTTCAGGTCCCAGAACTTCTTGGTCCATTGCAGGAACTCGAGGTTGTCCTGCATCTTGCACTTGACCAACGCTTCGACGGGGATGGGCTTGTCGACCTGGTGCTTGTGGAAGCAGTCTGTTCAGGAAGTGTCTTGTCAGCCGTGACTCTTCGTTTCCGTGTATGATGGAATGGAGGTGGACGCAGAGGCGAGACGGCGTGGGAAGGCGCAAACTTACTCTGCAGCACCTTGAAGTTCTGAATGTATGCATATTCGCTGTTGACGTTGAACTTGACTCTAGACATGGGGATATCCATGAAGATGCTGTCAAACACCTGGCAGAGAGCTGCACTGCAGATTGAAACGAAACATTAGCAACCACTATCATCAAAATCATCATTGGGTCCCACAATAAACACATGGCGGGGGAGGGGTATCCGATCAGCAACGTACCCGGTACCGCATTGCTCGACCTTTGTGAtgttgagagagagaagctGGTTCAGCCACTGGATGAGTTCTTGTCTGGAAATCCATGCCGTGTCAGCCAACAGTTGCGATGCGCAAACGTCCAAGGTGCTGCCGGGTGTAGCACCGCGACGGAAGGGGATGGAAGCTTTGCCCACCTGGATTCGCCCATTTTGTATGTGTGTGTTTGCCTCTGCGGCCGGAACTGTGTTGACAATCGGGAAAACGCGCTCGGGATGGATGTCAAAAGGAAATTCGCAAGGACGCTCGAGAGAAGCAGAGACGCGGTTGGTAGTAGTGGGTGTTGGTGGTCGAAGAAGTCGAGAAGGAGACGTGTGGAAAGTAGCAAGGTGCCGAGATTGGTTAGGACCAAAAATACAAGTTGTAGAGCAACAGGGCAGAAATTAAATCTCGTTGCTTTGTCGGCGCCCGGCGTGAAGGCTGCCAAAATTGTTGCCAATAAAATGGTCGCCCAATCAACCATGGTGGGGTCTATCGGGAGTTGCCCCTGCCCCTAAAATCTGATGACAAACACCGTCACGTGCATAAGTCCAAGTCAAGATCAGTACGTATCTTTTTGTTACGTTTCTTCCTTCTGATGAACGAAGTTAACAAACGATCCAAGGCCCACTCTGTCCCAATAGTCTCGCGTCTGACCGCCCGTGACAGGGGGATGGTCTCTGGAGACGGCAGAAAAAGTTTAGCTCCACCGTCCGTCCAGAAAAATTTCTGGCTCTGGGAACTGCTGGAGTGTGAGAACAGGCGTGTGTGTGAAAGCTTGACGATACCCCGCGGTCCCGACAACTGTCTTTCTCAACCAACCATTCCACCACTCAACATGGCGCCTTCTCACAAGCGCAAGCAGATCGACGACGACTTCGTTCACACAATCTCCGACAATGACGAGGAAATTGTCGAGGAGGAGACCGTGGCACCGCCGCCCAAAAAGAAGGTGAAGGCCACCAAGAAGTCGAAAAAGGCCGCCAGAGAAGAGTCGCCAGAGAACGAAGTCGCCGAGGGTATCTGGGGCCAGAAAGACGAAGACGATGGTGCTATGGATTCGGATTTTGAATTTGCGCAAGACAATGCCATCGAATTCGGCGACGCAGAACTCGAGGGTTGGGGCTTCGAAGGCGCAAAGAAGTCCATGAACAGCAATGCTGCCGCGGGTGTTGACCTGGACGAAATCATTCGCAGAAGACGGGCAAAGAAGGGTGGCGAGGACAAGCCGAAGGAGGACAAAGAGGAGGTTGCGGCAGACGCCGAGGTGGATAACGACATGGACGTAGATATCGacctcgacgacgacgaagatgGAGTTCTGGCCGACGATGCCTTTGGCATGGGCGTGGATCCTGGTGCCGAGGATTCTGATGCCGAAAAAGAAGACTCTGGCGCAGAGGATGcagaagacgacgacgatgcaGCATCCGACAACGATTCCGTTGCGACACCGGTGGATCATCCCGACGACCGCGGAACAGATgacgaagaggaggaagacgCAGAGGAACAAGCGAAGCGTGACGCTTTCTTCGCCCCCGAGGAGCCTGCAAAGCCCGGCAAGAAGGATACGGCATCATCATTCCAGGCCATGTCTCTTTCGCGTCCTCTTCTGAGAGGTCTGGCCGCTGTCGGCTTCTCCAAGCCTACGCCCATTCAAGCCAAGACTGTGCCCATTGCCTTGATGGGCAAGGACGTTGTCGGTGGTGCGGTAACTGGTTCAGGAAAGACGGCCGCCTTTGTGGTCCCCATTCTCGAGCGTCTCCTGTACAGGCCCAAGAAGGTGCCGACGAGCCGTGTCGTCATCCTCACTCCTACCCGTGAACTGGCTATCCAGTGTCACGCTGTTGCCACCAAGCTGGCCGCTTACACCGATATCAAGTTCACTCTCGCTGTCGGTGGTCTGAGTCTCAAGGCTCAGGAGGTCGAGCTGAGACTGAGGCCAGACGTTATCATCGCCACGCCCGGTCGTTTCATTGACCACATGAGAAACTCTGCCAGCTTCAATGTCGATACCGTGGAGATTCTCGTGCTCGACGAAGCCGATCGCATGCTTGAGGATGGTTTCGCCGATGAGTTGAACGAGATCTTGACGACCCTGCCCAAGTCACGACAGACGATGCTGTTCTCCGCCACCATGACATCTTCCGTCGACAGGCTGGTGCGAGTGGGCATGAACAAGCCCGCCAGAGTCATGGTGGACTCACAAAAGAACAAGACCGTCACTACCTTGGTGCAAGAGTTTGTACGCCTGAGGCCCGGTCGCGATGAGAAGCGCATGGGCTACCTCGTGCACATCTGCAAGACAATGCACACCGAGCGTGTCATCATCTTCTTCCGCCAAAAGAAGGACGCTCACCGAGCAAGAATCATCTTTGGACTGTTTGGCTTGTCTTGCGCAGAGCTACACGGTAGCATGAACCAAGCTCAGGTGAGTTCTTACAATTTCTTCTTGATTGGATACAGCTGCTGACCAAGTTTACAGAGAATTGCCAGTGTTGAAAACTTCCGCGACGGAAAGGTCAACTACCTTTTGGCGACGGATCTTGCGTCTCGTGGTCTCGATATCAAGGGCGTCGACACCGTCATCAACTACGAAGCACCCCAAAACATTGAGATTTACGTGCACAGAGTCGGTCGTACAGCTCGTGCCGGCCGCACCGGTGTGGCCATCACGCTGGCGGCAGAGCCGGACCGCAAGGTCGTCAAGGCGGCGGTCAAGGCCGGCAAGGCTAACGGCGCCAAGATCATGAGCCGCGTCATCGAGCCAACGGAGGCGGACAAGTGGCAGGACCAGGTGGACGAGATGGAGGACGAAATCGAGGAGATCATGGTCGAAGAGAAACAGGAGAAGCAGTTCCAGCAGGCCGAGATGCAGCTCAAGAAAGGCGAGAATATCATGCAGCACGAGGCCGAGATCAAGGCGCGGCCGAAGCGGACGTGGTTCGAGACGGAGGAggacaagaagaaggccaagaTTGCGGGGCGGGAGGAGCTTAACGGACCGAAGAACGGCAAGAAGCCGAAGCTGAGCAACAAGGACAAGAAGAAGCTCGACGCCAAGGAGATGAGGAGCGAGGACAAGGTGTGGAAGAAGGGCCGGGCGGAGCGTGACGGCAAGGGCGCGGTGCTGAACCTGAAGAAGCagcccaagaagaagaatgtGCCGGCCAAGGGGAGGACCAGGGCGAAGCTGGCGCGCCAGAAGCGGTGATTTTGAGGTGCTCTACGGTGTCCAAAAGTCTAGACTACAATACCATGTTACAATACCATTTCATTCCTTCACTATGGTCCATTGCCACCCATTTGCTGAATTAAAGGGGGCTAGTAGGGTGTGAGTACCTTCTGCTTTTACATACAACTACATGAACATTTAGGATGAAGTAGCAAGCCACAACTTAGGTACTCCGGACTGCAGATGAACCATGGAGTAAACAGTCTGTGCTTCTTGCTTTTGGGGGCCAAGCGACGTTGCAATTATCCCATGTCATCCCCGGCCGATCATCAAAGATGGACCTGCCATCACTACAAGGCTTAAGCTGTGTTAAGTATGTGCTAACAGCTTGTAAGCTAGCCGAAAATACCTTACACCGAGCGGCCCAGATGTCTGCAGCTTGAGGTGCGGATGACGTAATGCCTGTCTCGCTCCGGAGCACGTCCCCCGGGCCCTCAGCTGCCGTCAGCTCGGCGACAGAAGAGGAGCCTTGGAAGGCTAGAGCTGGCTGGCCGCTGGAGCCCTGGAAATGCATGTGGGATGCCTTAGCTCAGAGAGAGCTTGCTTCCTTGCTTGCACCTTGCTTATTTCCGCATAAATCGCTTTCTAACACTTCGTCGCATCTGCCCCTCGAGCCCCAGCCAAATCTGCACGGCACCGCGGCACCTACGCCTACCTTAACGCAACTTAGCTTGAGTTTCTGAGACCTCGCCCTCCCGCAACGTCACGAGTTCAACTTCTTCCCTTACCTCGCCGCGTGCTCCCGCTCCTCTCCACCACGAACCAGTTCGCACCAAGTTCCAAAACCATCCAGAGCCGCCCGAGATCATGTGCTTCCATCACTCTCTGCCGTCCCTTCATCAGCTGTAGAGCGTGGGGGTCAGAAGACGCTGTCGGCTGCCAGCCTCGTAACATCGTGCACTCATCGCCTTACCTCATTCGCCTCGGCTTCTCCAACGACCTTGGTCAAACCTCTTGCCTAGCTCGAGCTTTCATCCTTCCATAATACTCCAAAACCTAGGGACGGTTCCACGTACTCCTGCTATTGTCTTTGGACCTCTTGTCCAAGGCACAAACTACGAACAAGCTGGCTCCTTTCGGGCGATTTGGTCCGCCGCGTCCGCATCCTCATAACCGCACGAGTCTCCTCCGATATCTTTTCCCACGAAGCGTACGAGACCGATACCGCGAGCGCGTTCTCAACTTTCGTCTTGATACCCTCCCGCAGCTTAAACACCGATTCCAGTCTAGCATTTACCGATACATCCTCGAACGTCAGCGCAAGCGAAACGAGAAGTCGAGACTCGT from Colletotrichum lupini chromosome 2, complete sequence carries:
- a CDS encoding PX domain-containing protein encodes the protein MAPPAEISIPSTILSTGESKPYTLYNITLRLPLKSFVVQKRYSDFATLHQTLTSLVGAAPPNPLPGKSWFKSTVSSPDLTEQRRKGLESYLRAIAESPDRRWRDTSAWRTFLNLPSTGVGSTGNSAASAHGLITSGRAGAADPTTWLDLHREMKSCLHDARNQLARRDGAVDSNNTSAAAEAGAAAKKALVKANTLVSTLADGLRAMQEGGRLGDGELRRRRDLLSSARVEREGLDKLSNSMAQGSSRNGGGGPGGREGWASAGDKAALLGRSGGGGGARTGGRVLGAPLPETERTRELDNNGVVQLQRQMMSEQDEQVNTLAAIVRRQKEIGLQINEEVTEQTKMLDRLNEDADRVGGKIDVAKKRIKKF
- a CDS encoding EB1-like domain-containing protein, which translates into the protein MVDWATILLATILAAFTPGADKATRFNFCPVALQLVFLVLTNLGTLLLSTRLLLDFFDHQHPLLPTASLLLSSVLANFLLTSIPSAFSRLSTQFRPQRQTHTYKMGESRQELIQWLNQLLSLNITKVEQCGTGAALCQVFDSIFMDIPMSRVKFNVNSEYAYIQNFKVLQNCFHKHQVDKPIPVEALVKCKMQDNLEFLQWTKKFWDLNFPDQEYDAVSRRKGAPVPSGGGPAPRAASGTGASAARRGGTTPLGGARVPKAAGPGTAALQQENATLKETVVGLERERDFYFSKLRDIELLVQQAVEEDPELEKQEDGLVKQIQTILYSTEEGFEIPAEGEAVDDQETF